In a single window of the Xylanimonas protaetiae genome:
- the mtrB gene encoding MtrAB system histidine kinase MtrB — protein sequence MIAALWRQVAAVVGRGSRGAVHRWRSSMQARVVTSALAVGVVAVALLGGFLSSSVRDGLFERRVQQLDVEAGRSAAWVRDQFQSSPATSFAEVQALANTLVEPSRNGATGARGSMLLPAGDGPAAINGTFSFQGMVELVSPELEKATLDANRQVWQSVRIPASVTESGVDEPGVVFGAQVEVPTAGRYGLYTLYSLQPEQETLRFVQRTLLVGGFAILALIGIITWLVTRQAVTPVRRAAATAARLADGHLAERMPGKGYDEMATLARSFNEMAASLQDQIRRMEELSTAQRRFVSDVSHELRTPLTTIRIAGELIHASRDELDPVARRSAEVLQTQLDRFEELLADLLEISRFDAGAAVLDVEQCDLESIVFGVVDTATPLAERKGVFLSVTMPEEPAVADIDRRRVERILRNLVTNAIEHAEGKPVELTVGASPAAVAVVVRDHGIGMTPDEVAHVFDRFWRADPARARTTGGTGLGLAISLEDAHLHAGRLEAWGKPGHGASFRLTLPRRAGLSVEDPPLPLVPEARAMHGLPTGQIPVVLPAAGASPTAIPDLAEVPADPIPGASVPGPTTSGLEVRR from the coding sequence GTGATCGCTGCGCTGTGGCGGCAGGTCGCCGCCGTCGTCGGCCGCGGGTCCCGGGGCGCCGTGCACCGGTGGCGCTCCTCGATGCAGGCGCGCGTCGTCACCTCGGCGCTCGCGGTGGGCGTCGTCGCCGTCGCCCTGCTGGGCGGGTTCCTGTCGTCGTCGGTGCGTGACGGGCTGTTCGAGCGGCGCGTGCAGCAGCTCGACGTGGAGGCGGGCCGCTCCGCGGCCTGGGTGCGCGACCAGTTCCAGTCGTCGCCCGCGACGTCGTTCGCCGAGGTCCAGGCGCTGGCCAACACGCTCGTCGAGCCGAGCCGCAACGGCGCCACCGGGGCTCGCGGGTCGATGCTGCTCCCCGCCGGCGACGGCCCCGCAGCGATCAACGGCACGTTCTCGTTCCAGGGCATGGTCGAGCTCGTCTCACCCGAGCTGGAGAAGGCCACGCTCGACGCCAACCGTCAGGTGTGGCAGTCCGTGCGCATCCCGGCGTCGGTCACGGAGTCGGGCGTCGACGAGCCGGGCGTCGTCTTCGGCGCGCAGGTCGAGGTGCCGACGGCGGGGCGCTACGGGCTGTACACGCTGTACTCGCTGCAGCCCGAGCAGGAGACGCTGCGGTTCGTGCAGCGCACCCTGCTGGTCGGCGGCTTCGCCATCCTCGCGCTCATCGGCATCATCACGTGGCTGGTCACACGCCAGGCGGTCACGCCGGTGCGGCGCGCCGCGGCCACGGCCGCGCGCCTCGCGGACGGGCACCTGGCCGAGCGCATGCCGGGCAAGGGGTACGACGAGATGGCCACGCTGGCCCGCTCGTTCAACGAGATGGCCGCCAGCCTCCAGGACCAGATCCGGCGCATGGAGGAGCTCTCCACGGCGCAGCGCCGCTTCGTCTCCGACGTCTCGCACGAGCTGCGCACGCCGCTGACGACGATCCGCATCGCGGGCGAGCTCATCCACGCCTCGCGCGACGAGCTCGACCCGGTGGCCCGGCGGTCCGCGGAGGTGCTCCAGACGCAGCTCGACCGCTTCGAGGAGCTCCTGGCCGACCTGCTGGAGATCTCCCGGTTCGACGCCGGCGCCGCCGTGCTCGACGTCGAGCAGTGCGACCTGGAGAGCATCGTGTTCGGCGTCGTCGACACCGCGACGCCGCTCGCCGAGCGCAAGGGCGTGTTCCTCTCCGTCACGATGCCCGAGGAGCCCGCGGTCGCCGACATCGACCGCCGCCGCGTCGAGCGCATCCTGCGCAACCTCGTCACCAACGCCATCGAGCACGCCGAGGGCAAGCCCGTCGAGCTGACCGTCGGGGCGAGCCCGGCCGCCGTCGCCGTCGTCGTGCGCGACCACGGCATCGGCATGACGCCCGACGAGGTCGCCCACGTGTTCGACCGGTTCTGGCGCGCCGACCCGGCGCGGGCCCGCACCACGGGCGGGACCGGGCTGGGGCTGGCGATCTCGCTCGAGGACGCCCACCTGCACGCGGGGCGGCTCGAGGCCTGGGGCAAGCCGGGGCACGGGGCGAGCTTCCGGCTCACGCTGCCGCGCCGGGCCGGCCTCTCGGTCGAGGACCCGCCGCTGCCGCTCGTGCCGGAGGCGCGGGCCATGCACGGCCTGCCCACCGGGCAGATCCCCGTCGTCCTGCCCGCCGCGGGCGCCTCGCCGACGGCGATCCCCGACCTGGCCGAGGTGCCGGCCGACCCGATCCCGGGCGCCTCCGTGCCCGGCCCGACGACCAGCGGCCTGGAGGTACGCCGGTGA
- the mtrA gene encoding MtrAB system response regulator MtrA: MKSRVLVVDDDTALAEMIGIVLRTEGFDPVFCTDGDGALAAFRSAQPDLVLLDLMLPGKDGTQVCREIRAESGVPIIMLTAKSDTVDVVQGLESGADDYVPKPFKPKELVARIRARLRNTQETGPERLLVGDLEIDVTGHTVTRSGVRISLTPLEFDLLVALARKPWQVFTREVLLEKVWGYRHAADTRLVNVHVQRLRSKVERDPENPEIVLTVRGVGYKAGAPR; encoded by the coding sequence ATGAAGTCCCGTGTCCTTGTGGTCGATGACGACACCGCGCTGGCCGAGATGATCGGCATCGTGCTCCGCACCGAGGGGTTCGATCCGGTCTTCTGCACCGACGGCGACGGCGCCCTCGCGGCGTTCCGGTCCGCCCAGCCCGACCTGGTGCTGCTCGACCTGATGCTGCCCGGCAAGGACGGGACGCAGGTGTGCCGCGAGATCCGCGCGGAGTCCGGCGTGCCGATCATCATGCTCACGGCCAAGTCCGACACGGTCGACGTCGTCCAGGGCCTCGAGTCGGGCGCCGACGACTACGTGCCCAAGCCGTTCAAGCCCAAGGAGCTGGTGGCGCGCATCCGCGCGCGGCTGCGCAACACTCAGGAGACGGGCCCCGAGCGGCTCCTCGTCGGCGACCTCGAGATCGACGTCACCGGGCACACCGTGACGCGGTCCGGCGTGCGCATCAGCCTCACCCCGCTCGAGTTCGACCTGCTGGTGGCCCTCGCCCGCAAGCCGTGGCAGGTGTTCACACGCGAGGTACTGCTCGAGAAGGTCTGGGGCTACCGGCACGCGGCCGACACGCGCCTCGTCAACGTCCACGTGCAGCGCCTGCGCTCCAAGGTCGAGCGCGACCCGGAGAACCCGGAGATCGTCCTGACGGTCCGCGGCGTCGGATACAAGGCGGGCGCACCGCGGTGA
- a CDS encoding glycerophosphoryl diester phosphodiesterase membrane domain-containing protein, which produces MSTPEQPGPDRPDTTPPVPPVDPVAPVPPPSSGWGETPRYGQYGQPQYGQQPRYGHPGPVPPQPAPTPYGSLPGAPYRPAAVKPGIVPLRPLTLGEIYDGAFSAVRHNPAVMLGLATLVLLVATVVGVLVGQLLVPAFTGVLGPLFDDPELRDAGASFGFTAGSMAQIYGSASGLGLTTLLAGPVVNGVLTVSISRSVLGDKATVRQVWARVAPRAWVLIGWSLLQALGLLVVGLVLVLAVVAIVVAVSQVSGGAAALVGIVLGLGALAVLLWLFVRLLLVPPALALEGARLGATVRRAWLLTRGSFWRTLGIYLLASIIVGFIAQVISVPVSFVAGAFGAADPGATMGAALVLSIVVGVVTAAIQTIFLAGVTALLYIDLRMRREGLDVQLTAAAAERG; this is translated from the coding sequence ATGAGCACGCCCGAGCAGCCCGGCCCTGACCGTCCCGACACGACACCACCGGTGCCCCCGGTCGACCCTGTCGCGCCCGTCCCCCCGCCGTCGTCCGGATGGGGGGAGACGCCCCGCTACGGCCAGTACGGGCAGCCCCAGTACGGGCAGCAGCCCCGGTACGGCCACCCCGGCCCCGTGCCCCCGCAGCCGGCGCCGACGCCGTACGGGTCGCTGCCCGGCGCCCCGTACCGCCCGGCGGCCGTCAAGCCGGGCATCGTGCCGCTGCGTCCCCTGACGCTGGGCGAGATCTACGACGGCGCCTTCAGCGCGGTGCGGCACAACCCGGCGGTGATGCTGGGGCTCGCGACGCTCGTGCTCCTCGTCGCGACGGTGGTCGGCGTCCTGGTCGGCCAGCTGCTCGTGCCCGCGTTCACGGGGGTGCTGGGCCCGCTTTTCGACGACCCGGAGCTGCGGGACGCCGGCGCCTCGTTCGGGTTCACCGCGGGCAGCATGGCGCAGATCTACGGCTCGGCGTCGGGGCTCGGGCTCACGACGCTGCTGGCCGGGCCGGTGGTCAACGGCGTCCTGACCGTGTCGATCAGCCGGTCGGTGCTCGGTGACAAGGCCACCGTGCGCCAGGTGTGGGCCCGCGTCGCGCCCCGCGCCTGGGTGCTCATCGGGTGGTCGCTGCTCCAGGCTCTCGGCCTGCTCGTCGTGGGCCTCGTGCTGGTGCTGGCCGTCGTCGCCATCGTGGTCGCGGTGTCCCAGGTCTCGGGCGGCGCCGCGGCGCTCGTCGGGATCGTGCTCGGCCTCGGCGCGCTCGCCGTCCTGCTGTGGCTCTTCGTCCGCCTGCTGCTCGTGCCGCCGGCCCTCGCGCTCGAGGGCGCTCGGCTCGGCGCGACGGTCCGGCGCGCGTGGCTGCTGACGCGCGGCTCGTTCTGGCGCACGCTCGGCATCTACCTGCTCGCGAGCATCATCGTCGGGTTCATCGCCCAGGTGATCTCCGTGCCCGTCTCGTTCGTCGCGGGCGCCTTCGGGGCGGCCGACCCGGGCGCGACGATGGGCGCCGCCCTCGTGCTCTCGATCGTCGTCGGGGTGGTCACCGCGGCGATCCAGACGATCTTCCTGGCCGGGGTCACCGCGCTGCTCTACATCGACCTGCGCATGCGGCGCGAGGGGCTGGACGTCCAGCTCACGGCCGCCGCGGCCGAGCGGGGCTAG
- a CDS encoding DUF4129 domain-containing protein gives MLLAATVTARLAADVPVTPDRDTARRWLAEELARPEYGTQPSLLQRLWEWFLGLFDGLRGLDAPPWQVLVGVLVAVALVVVVARWVAGPVRLARRTRGSAVVAAADDARTAAQLRTAANAAAAGGDWALAVAERFRAVVRALEDRTVLDERPGRTAQEAASDAGERLPEHARDLTVAATLFDGVVYGHRSAREADDAALRALDSRLTAARVAASATRGTGGPGHADAPAHPDATSGDPA, from the coding sequence GTGCTCCTCGCGGCGACGGTCACCGCACGCCTCGCCGCGGACGTGCCCGTCACCCCCGACCGGGACACCGCACGGCGGTGGCTCGCCGAGGAGCTCGCCCGTCCCGAGTACGGCACCCAGCCCAGCCTGCTCCAACGGCTGTGGGAGTGGTTCCTCGGGCTCTTCGACGGCCTGCGCGGGCTCGACGCCCCACCGTGGCAGGTGCTCGTCGGCGTGCTCGTCGCCGTCGCGCTGGTGGTCGTCGTGGCGCGCTGGGTGGCGGGCCCGGTCCGGCTCGCGCGCCGGACCCGGGGCAGCGCGGTCGTCGCCGCCGCCGACGACGCCCGCACCGCGGCACAGCTGCGCACCGCGGCCAACGCCGCCGCGGCGGGCGGCGACTGGGCGCTGGCCGTGGCCGAACGCTTCCGGGCCGTGGTGCGCGCCCTGGAGGACCGCACGGTGCTGGACGAGCGCCCGGGGCGGACCGCCCAGGAGGCCGCCTCCGACGCCGGGGAGCGCCTGCCGGAGCACGCACGCGACCTGACCGTCGCGGCGACGCTCTTCGACGGCGTCGTCTACGGGCACCGCAGCGCCCGCGAGGCCGACGACGCCGCGCTGCGCGCGCTCGACAGCCGCCTGACCGCGGCCCGCGTCGCGGCCTCCGCGACGCGCGGCACCGGAGGGCCCGGGCACGCGGACGCCCCCGCGCACCCCGACGCGACCAGCGGTGACCCGGCGTGA
- a CDS encoding DUF4350 domain-containing protein, whose protein sequence is MSAPLTVVGDGTTAASRAGRRWRRARWTVLVLASLALVVAVLAVSRPPTSETPWAPDSTAPTGARAVARVLERQGVEVRHVTTVDEAVRAAGAGTTLLVAPAPMLEDGQAQALAATRADLVLVRPGGTLLDLATDGQVTIAPVAVPGRRAPGCDVPAAVAAGELDLDGGLVPGSPAVVPCYADRGGDGVDAVAALVQVEVAGRTVTAVDDPAFLQNGDVTAQGNAALALTLLGEHDRLVWFVQDPFDVSTGAEVDPGSGVLPGWLRPVALWALLCVLVAAAWRARRLGPLVTEDLPVIVPAAEATRGRGRLYRRARSRGHAATALRAAAAERMAGRLGVPRSAGPATLVDTLARATDRDPQAVHDLLYGPSPADDAALSALAERLDQLESEVHRP, encoded by the coding sequence GTGAGCGCGCCCCTGACCGTCGTCGGCGACGGCACCACGGCGGCGTCCCGCGCCGGGCGCCGCTGGCGGCGCGCCCGGTGGACGGTGCTCGTGCTGGCCTCGCTGGCGCTCGTCGTCGCCGTCCTGGCGGTCTCGCGCCCGCCGACGTCGGAGACGCCCTGGGCGCCGGACTCGACCGCGCCGACAGGCGCCCGGGCGGTGGCGCGCGTGCTCGAGCGCCAGGGCGTCGAGGTGCGGCACGTGACCACGGTCGACGAGGCCGTGCGCGCGGCCGGCGCGGGCACCACGCTGCTCGTCGCGCCCGCGCCGATGCTCGAGGACGGCCAGGCGCAGGCCCTCGCCGCCACCCGTGCCGACCTCGTGCTGGTCAGGCCGGGCGGGACGCTGCTCGACCTCGCGACCGACGGGCAGGTCACGATCGCGCCCGTCGCCGTCCCGGGACGGCGGGCACCCGGGTGCGACGTCCCGGCCGCGGTCGCCGCGGGCGAGCTCGACCTCGACGGGGGGCTCGTACCCGGGTCCCCCGCCGTCGTGCCGTGCTACGCCGACCGGGGCGGCGACGGCGTCGACGCCGTCGCCGCGCTCGTCCAGGTCGAGGTCGCCGGACGCACCGTGACCGCCGTCGACGACCCGGCCTTCCTGCAGAACGGGGACGTGACGGCCCAGGGCAACGCGGCGCTCGCCCTGACCCTGCTGGGCGAGCACGACCGGCTCGTCTGGTTCGTCCAGGACCCGTTCGACGTGTCCACGGGCGCCGAGGTCGATCCCGGGTCGGGCGTGCTGCCCGGCTGGCTGCGGCCCGTCGCGCTGTGGGCGCTGCTGTGCGTCCTGGTCGCTGCCGCCTGGCGCGCGCGCCGCCTCGGCCCGCTCGTGACCGAGGACCTGCCCGTCATCGTGCCCGCCGCGGAGGCGACGCGCGGCCGCGGGCGGCTGTACCGGCGCGCGCGCTCGCGCGGGCACGCCGCCACGGCGCTGCGCGCCGCCGCCGCCGAGCGCATGGCCGGGCGCCTCGGCGTGCCCCGCTCGGCGGGACCCGCCACCCTGGTCGACACCCTCGCGCGGGCGACCGACCGCGACCCGCAGGCCGTCCACGACCTGCTGTACGGCCCCTCACCCGCCGACGACGCCGCGCTGTCCGCGCTGGCGGAGCGGCTCGACCAGCTGGAGAGCGAGGTTCACCGCCCGTGA
- a CDS encoding AAA family ATPase: MTNPEDLNPEPAAGTTVPAPAPAPAAAPSAGAAEVRRALNAVRAEVGKAVVGQDGAVTSLLIALLCGGHVLLEGVPGVAKTLLVRTLAASLDLGTKRVQFTPDLMPGDVTGSLVYDARTAQFSFREGPVFTNLLLADEINRTPPKTQASLLEAMEERQVSVDGSPRPLPEPFAVVATQNPVEYEGTYPLPEAQLDRFLLKVVLAVPPRDQEIEVLARHAAGFDPRDLAAAGVRAVAGPADLAAARAAVTQVEVAPEVLGYAVDVCRATRQSPSLSLGVSPRGATALLATSRAWAWLNGRAFVTPDDVKALAHPTLRHRVQLRPEAELEGVTAETILSGILATVPVPR; the protein is encoded by the coding sequence GTGACGAACCCTGAAGACCTGAACCCGGAGCCCGCTGCCGGGACGACGGTGCCCGCCCCCGCGCCTGCCCCGGCCGCCGCGCCGTCCGCCGGTGCCGCCGAGGTCCGCCGCGCCCTCAACGCCGTGCGTGCCGAGGTGGGCAAGGCCGTCGTCGGGCAGGACGGTGCCGTGACCTCGCTGCTCATCGCGCTGCTGTGCGGCGGGCACGTGCTGCTGGAGGGCGTGCCGGGCGTCGCCAAGACCCTCCTGGTGCGCACGCTCGCGGCCTCGCTCGACCTGGGCACCAAGCGCGTCCAGTTCACGCCCGACCTCATGCCGGGCGACGTCACCGGCTCGCTCGTCTACGACGCGCGCACCGCGCAGTTCTCGTTCCGCGAGGGCCCGGTGTTCACCAACCTGCTGCTCGCCGACGAGATCAACCGCACGCCCCCGAAGACGCAGGCGTCGCTGCTCGAGGCCATGGAGGAGCGGCAGGTGTCGGTCGACGGGTCGCCCCGGCCGCTGCCCGAGCCGTTCGCCGTCGTCGCCACCCAGAACCCCGTCGAGTACGAGGGCACCTACCCGCTGCCCGAGGCGCAGCTCGACCGGTTCCTGCTCAAGGTGGTGCTCGCGGTGCCGCCGCGCGACCAGGAGATCGAGGTGCTCGCCCGGCACGCCGCCGGGTTCGACCCGCGCGACCTCGCCGCCGCGGGCGTGCGCGCCGTCGCCGGGCCCGCCGACCTCGCCGCGGCCCGCGCCGCCGTCACGCAGGTCGAGGTGGCGCCCGAGGTGCTCGGCTACGCCGTCGACGTGTGCCGCGCGACGCGCCAGTCCCCGTCCCTGTCGCTGGGCGTCTCGCCGCGCGGCGCCACGGCGCTGCTCGCGACGTCGCGCGCGTGGGCGTGGCTCAACGGCCGCGCGTTCGTCACGCCCGACGACGTCAAGGCCCTCGCCCACCCGACGCTGCGCCACCGCGTGCAGCTGCGCCCCGAGGCCGAGCTGGAGGGCGTGACCGCCGAGACGATCCTCTCGGGCATCCTGGCCACCGTGCCGGTCCCGCGATGA
- a CDS encoding DUF58 domain-containing protein codes for MTVTGRAFALAAAGIVPVLLWPATGTVVLWAGVVVLACVVDALLAASPRKVALTREVPSSVRLGEPTRSRLTVANVSGRRLRAVVRDAWPPSVAVEDARAAAGRDDGGPDAAGPGAVAPAGAIVGASLATTVASARHDVDLRDGDATRLVTPLLPTRRGDRDAGRVTVRSLGPLGLAGRQASLDVPARLRVLPEFASRRHLPSRLARLREMDGRSAVQVRGEGTEFDSLREYVVGDDVRSIDWRATARRGDVVVRTWRPERDRRVVVVLDTGRTSATRIGTGTGGVAAPRLDASIEAALLLAALADRAGDRVQVLAYDRALGARVAGASGARLLPELAEALAGVEPRLLETDWPGLVGQVTAHVSQRALVVLLTALDPAAVETGLLTVVDQLAGTHQVVVAGVADAEVAALRAARGPSAVYDAAAAARGDLERSAVAGVLRRHGAEVVEALPEALPPALADTYLALKAAGRL; via the coding sequence ATGACCGTCACCGGGCGGGCGTTCGCGCTCGCCGCGGCGGGGATCGTGCCCGTGCTGCTGTGGCCGGCCACCGGCACCGTCGTCCTGTGGGCGGGCGTCGTGGTGCTCGCCTGCGTCGTCGACGCGCTGCTCGCGGCGTCCCCGCGCAAGGTGGCGCTCACGCGCGAGGTGCCCTCGTCCGTGCGGCTCGGCGAGCCCACGCGCTCCCGGCTCACCGTGGCGAACGTGTCGGGGCGGCGGCTGCGAGCCGTCGTGCGCGACGCGTGGCCGCCGTCCGTCGCGGTCGAGGACGCCCGCGCCGCTGCCGGTCGCGACGACGGCGGCCCCGACGCTGCCGGCCCGGGGGCCGTCGCGCCCGCGGGCGCCATCGTCGGCGCGTCGCTCGCGACGACGGTCGCCTCCGCCCGCCACGACGTCGACCTGCGCGACGGCGACGCCACCCGGCTCGTGACGCCGCTGCTGCCCACGCGGCGCGGCGACCGGGACGCGGGGAGGGTCACCGTGCGCTCGCTCGGCCCACTGGGGCTCGCCGGCCGCCAGGCCTCGCTCGACGTGCCGGCGCGGCTGCGCGTGCTGCCCGAGTTCGCGTCGCGCCGCCACCTGCCCTCGCGCCTCGCGCGGCTGCGCGAGATGGACGGCCGCTCCGCCGTCCAGGTGCGCGGCGAGGGCACCGAGTTCGACTCGCTGCGCGAGTACGTGGTGGGCGACGACGTCCGCTCCATCGACTGGCGGGCCACCGCGCGGCGCGGCGACGTCGTCGTGCGCACGTGGCGGCCCGAGCGGGACCGGCGCGTGGTCGTCGTGCTCGACACCGGACGCACCTCCGCCACCCGCATCGGCACCGGGACGGGCGGCGTCGCCGCGCCACGGCTGGACGCCTCCATCGAGGCCGCGCTGCTGCTCGCCGCCCTCGCCGACCGCGCGGGCGACCGCGTCCAGGTGCTCGCCTACGACCGGGCGCTCGGGGCGCGCGTCGCGGGGGCGTCCGGGGCCCGGCTGCTGCCCGAGCTCGCCGAGGCGCTGGCCGGCGTCGAGCCGCGGCTGCTCGAGACCGACTGGCCGGGGCTCGTCGGGCAGGTGACGGCGCACGTGTCGCAGCGCGCGCTCGTCGTGCTGCTCACCGCGCTCGACCCCGCCGCCGTCGAGACGGGGCTGCTCACCGTCGTCGACCAGCTCGCGGGCACGCATCAGGTGGTCGTCGCCGGCGTCGCGGACGCCGAGGTGGCCGCGCTGCGGGCCGCGCGGGGGCCTTCCGCCGTCTACGACGCGGCCGCGGCGGCTCGCGGCGACCTGGAGCGCTCCGCCGTCGCGGGGGTCCTGCGCCGGCACGGCGCGGAGGTCGTCGAGGCGCTGCCGGAGGCGCTGCCGCCGGCGCTGGCGGACACGTACCTGGCGCTCAAGGCGGCCGGGCGCCTCTGA
- a CDS encoding stage II sporulation protein M, which yields MDLDAFTTVHSPAWERLAVLVGRRRLDGAEADELVRLYQEVATHLSTVRSAAPDPVLVTRLSDLLGRARTRISGAHEPAWSDVVRYAVVAVPAALYRIRWWTLAVTVGFLLVSVVVGVHVATDPDALAAMGTPEQRRQYVDEAFASYYDPGASFAALVWTNNAWVAAQAVAFGVTGVWPVVALVQNAVSVGATGGMMASYGELGTFLTLIAPHGQLELTSVFVAGAAGLKTFWTLVDPGPRRRAVALAQEGRALVTVAVGLVGALAVVGAIEGFVTGSGLPWWLKIVLGTLALTAFWLYVLVLGRRAVHAGETGDLDMERAGAVLPTAA from the coding sequence GTGGACCTCGACGCCTTCACGACTGTGCACAGCCCCGCCTGGGAGCGGCTCGCTGTGCTGGTCGGGCGGCGTCGGCTCGACGGCGCGGAGGCCGACGAGCTGGTGCGGCTCTACCAGGAGGTCGCCACGCACCTCTCGACGGTGCGCTCCGCCGCGCCCGACCCGGTGCTCGTGACCCGGCTCAGCGACCTGCTGGGCCGGGCACGCACCCGCATCTCCGGCGCGCACGAGCCCGCCTGGTCGGACGTCGTGCGCTACGCCGTCGTGGCGGTGCCCGCGGCGCTGTACCGGATCCGCTGGTGGACGCTCGCGGTGACCGTCGGCTTCCTGCTGGTGAGCGTCGTCGTCGGCGTCCACGTGGCCACCGACCCCGACGCGCTCGCCGCCATGGGGACGCCCGAGCAGCGCCGGCAGTACGTCGACGAGGCGTTCGCCTCGTACTACGACCCGGGGGCGTCGTTCGCGGCGCTCGTGTGGACCAACAACGCGTGGGTCGCCGCGCAGGCCGTGGCGTTCGGCGTCACGGGCGTCTGGCCCGTGGTCGCGCTGGTGCAGAACGCCGTCAGCGTCGGCGCGACGGGCGGGATGATGGCGAGCTACGGGGAGCTCGGCACGTTCCTCACGCTCATCGCCCCCCACGGCCAGCTCGAGCTGACCTCCGTGTTCGTCGCCGGGGCGGCGGGCCTCAAGACGTTCTGGACGCTCGTCGACCCCGGCCCCCGGCGGCGCGCCGTCGCGCTCGCGCAGGAGGGCCGGGCGCTCGTCACGGTCGCCGTCGGGCTCGTCGGCGCGCTCGCCGTCGTGGGCGCCATCGAGGGCTTCGTGACCGGCTCGGGGCTGCCGTGGTGGCTCAAGATCGTGCTCGGCACGCTCGCGCTGACCGCGTTCTGGCTCTACGTGCTGGTGCTGGGCCGCCGTGCGGTGCATGCGGGGGAGACGGGCGACCTCGACATGGAGCGCGCAGGCGCCGTGCTGCCCACGGCGGCCTGA
- a CDS encoding RDD family protein, whose product MHDGILIGEGVVLDARPASFFTRALGGILDGLATVAVLLGAGLLVGVSLNDVDAQWAQAGGVVLLVVAFVGIPVTVETLSRGRSVGKLATGVRVVRDDGGPVRFRHALVRALVGVVELWMTFGGIALIASLANAKGKRLGDMVAGTYAIRVRGGKGWQVPLAMPPELAGWASTADMRRLPDGLALAARQMLDRASRLAPSSRAALADELAARVEPYVAPAPPRGTPAEAFLHAVLYERRDRELARGLRERDRAAEQAAALRRLPYAMADPAD is encoded by the coding sequence GTGCACGACGGCATCCTCATCGGTGAGGGCGTGGTCCTCGACGCGCGCCCGGCGTCGTTCTTCACACGCGCGCTCGGCGGCATCCTCGACGGCCTCGCCACGGTCGCGGTGCTGCTCGGGGCGGGCCTGCTGGTCGGGGTGAGCCTGAACGACGTCGACGCGCAGTGGGCGCAGGCGGGCGGCGTCGTGCTCCTGGTCGTCGCGTTCGTCGGGATCCCCGTGACGGTCGAGACGCTGTCGCGCGGCCGCTCGGTGGGCAAGCTCGCCACGGGTGTGCGCGTGGTGCGCGACGACGGCGGCCCGGTGCGGTTCCGCCACGCGCTCGTGCGGGCGCTCGTCGGCGTCGTCGAGCTGTGGATGACGTTCGGCGGCATCGCGCTCATCGCCTCCCTCGCGAACGCGAAGGGCAAGCGGCTCGGAGACATGGTGGCCGGCACCTACGCGATCCGCGTGCGCGGCGGCAAGGGCTGGCAGGTGCCGCTCGCCATGCCCCCGGAGCTCGCCGGCTGGGCGTCGACGGCCGACATGCGCCGCCTGCCCGACGGCCTGGCCCTCGCCGCGCGGCAGATGCTCGACCGCGCCTCGCGCCTCGCGCCGTCGTCGCGGGCGGCGCTGGCCGACGAGCTCGCCGCGCGCGTGGAGCCCTACGTGGCGCCCGCCCCGCCCCGGGGGACGCCGGCGGAGGCGTTCCTGCACGCCGTGCTGTACGAGCGTCGCGACCGGGAGCTGGCTCGCGGGCTGCGCGAGCGCGACCGCGCCGCCGAGCAGGCGGCCGCGCTGCGTCGCCTGCCCTACGCGATGGCCGACCCGGCCGACTGA